A section of the Kluyveromyces lactis strain NRRL Y-1140 chromosome F complete sequence genome encodes:
- the PDS5 gene encoding sister chromatid cohesion factor PDS5 (similar to uniprot|Q04264 Saccharomyces cerevisiae YMR076C PDS5 Protein required for establishment and maintenance of sister chromatid condensation and cohesion colocalizes with cohesin on chromosomes in an interdependent manner may function as a protein-protein interaction scaffold) has translation MQSLEFNKSIIPSLEDSFSSAVQIERLGELHEELAGLEQGKVELNSLEKYKNALINKKLLRHKDSGIRALTACCLSDIMRLNAPDAPFTETELCDIFRLFLSQFRLLRDPDNGNFIQQTYLITRLLECRSIVLITDLPPSKRLVEELFEVFYEKVESQFPSKLWKIIGGLLTEVVSECDTLSMDVLRLIFNAFLTHESRANNTLKGLVVDKDPSFEFSLIICESATNRLGRHFSKFYSEILYGITNENEGIHSVLDSSYRTLTKLHKLTSYIWQYTPELVHSVIGFVYQELCSDNVPLRLAATQLITDILSFHSTLNFVTTHADTFQIWLSKMADISPKVRVQWAKCVPKIIETRSDICEEIAKGISKTFIDTDETVRLQSIRSLAALSAKLVWARLQVDTIFKELLHLIRDKSKEVRAECISYVCHFYDETLKENLYGKHQQERNAKQLWDVVNEIPTSIFNLYYINDLNINMQVDLVIFNKVLNLDLEEDAKYNRLIQVVSSLSLKALSSFFAFNKRQVQINKAMNSLFELKNEKLDKLIEWLAATVPKQLEPVAITQKFLELNDSRINHLIKVSINQETDCITLKNSLHELKIKLEDPELFRKKGVRFGTIFSRESFNKVILLLVYRAAPLIYNVSCIPYLLNNYKRDQNSTLNNVMTQLIQNISEINPFLFKSQTASLSSLVIQDKDRSNIGKHEQLKTLYKIFKAFPSEVNLEDGYLLEKLQNFATSGNIAESKYAVKIIALIPDSEKRRKLLSFLRSSALPLEFSSESPHLLCNNLCILSQLFKVDFDLLKIDCNEITTFILKDVLVTNEFFNNLVEEEKSSDWITDDDLLNEQHWPITAKILCLEVLTNRMLSEARSVDTDSSLETVFHKILKLFLYFVSNGGEVINEENEKRFPTPFAYQRRIRCHAGLQILKLAKIAKFNKWIESKYIFKLINLVEDESFPVRREFVTKLKNYISNEEISIKFIPLVFFMPFEPDAKFKTDTKIWINFTFQKETARRGAIFERSLPRLLHCIAHHPDIEENLYVDASEDEFITSCSTAIDYVLFFLDTVLKPESISLLYYLAGRIKQYKDLLDEAPTCIYVISELVQMILNELKQIKNLNLTVYPGKLNLPSDLYVPFENMELAQANTFKTFIKDDYTQVLEQKIKLKCSKMVHGSSTTTKQQKQQRKLTSEYKQRTPSKKRRHYSSDSGDDSDGAHDRSIYPSPLKSNRGPQRKSTRTKTAVDYNEDDENEEVM, from the coding sequence ATGCAGTCGTTAGaattcaataaatcaaTCATACCAAGTCTGGAGGACTCATTCTCTTCTGCCGTGCAAATCGAAAGACTAGGTGAGCTTCATGAGGAGTTGGCAGGATTAGAACAAGGGAAAGTAGAATTGAACAGTCTTGAGAAATACAAGAATGCACTAATTAATAAGAAGTTGCTGAGACATAAAGATTCTGGGATTAGAGCATTAACTGCTTGTTGTCTTAGTGATATCATGAGACTTAACGCACCAGATGCCCCTTTTACTGAAACAGAGCTTTGCGACATCTTCAGATTGTTTCTATCACAATTTAGGCTGCTTAGAGATCCTGATAACGGAAATTTTATACAGCAAACCTACTTGATTACTAGGCTCCTCGAATGTAGATCAATTGTCTTAATTACAGATCTTCCTCCTTCTAAAAGGCTAGTGGAGGAGCTCTTTGAAGTATTCTAtgaaaaagttgaaagTCAGTTCCCCTCTAAACTATGGAAAATTATAGGCGGTTTGCTAACAGAAGTCGTTTCTGAATGTGATACCTTATCAATGGACGTTTTAAGGCTAATCTTCAATGCATTTTTAACACATGAGTCAAGAGCAAATAACACTTTAAAAGGTTTAGTGGTGGACAAAGATCCATCCTTCgaattttctttgataatatGTGAATCTGCTACAAATAGACTTGGAagacatttttcaaaattttaCTCTGAGATTCTGTATGGAATTACCAATGAGAACGAAGGGATTCACTCTGTTCTTGATTCCTCTTACCGAACTTTAACGAAACTCCACAAATTGACTTCTTACATTTGGCAGTATACACCAGAGTTAGTACATTCAGTAATCGGATTTGTGTATCAGGAACTTTGCTCTGATAACGTGCCATTGAGATTAGCTGCAACTCAGTTGATAACTGACATTCTTTCGTTTCACTCCACTCTAAATTTTGTCACCACCCATGCAGAcacttttcaaatttggcTATCCAAGATGGCAGATATAAGCCCAAAAGTACGTGTACAATGGGCGAAGTGTGTTCCGAAAATCATAGAAACTCGATCCGACATCTGTGAAGAGATCGCTAAGGGAATATCGAAAACTTTCATTGATACTGACGAAACAGTTCGTTTACAATCTATAAGATCTTTAGCGGCACTTTCAGCGAAATTAGTGTGGGCCAGATTACAAGTTGACacaattttcaaagaacttcttcatttaaTTAGAGACAAATCGAAAGAAGTAAGGGCGGAATGTATTTCCTACGTATGCCATTTTTACGATGAAACCttaaaagaaaatcttTACGGGAAACATCAACAGGAAAGAAATGCTAAACAACTCTGGGACGTTGTTAATGAGATCCCTACTAGCATTTTTAATTTGTACTATATCAATGATCTGAATATCAATATGCAAGTGGATTTGGTaatcttcaacaaagttttgaatttggaccttgaagaagatgctAAATACAACAGATTGATACAAGTGGTGTCTTCTTTAAGTTTGAAGGctctttcatcttttttcGCCTTTAACAAACGTCAAGTACAAATCAATAAGGCAATGAATTCactttttgaattgaagaatgaaaaacTCGATAAACTTATCGAATGGTTAGCTGCTACTGTTCCGAAGCAGCTCGAACCAGTGGCAATCACTCAGAAGTTCCTTGAACTAAATGATTCAAGGATAAATCATCTAATCAAAGTATCAATTAATCAGGAGACGGACTGTATTACACTCAAAAACTCTTTGCATGaattaaagataaaattaGAAGATCCGGAACTATTTCGAAAGAAGGGCGTACGTTTTGGCACTATCTTCAGCAGAGAGTCTTTCAACAAAGTGATTTTGCTTCTCGTCTATAGGGCCGCACCATTAATATACAATGTATCGTGTATCCCCTACCTTCTTAACAATTATAAGAGGGACCAAAACAGCACCCTTAATAACGTTATGACTCAgttgattcaaaatatatcTGAGATCAATCCctttttattcaaaagcCAAACAGCATCATTAAGCTCCTTGGTTATACAAGACAAGGATCGATCAAATATTGGAAAGCatgaacaattgaaaactttatacaaaattttcaaagcttttcCTAGTGAAGTAAATCTTGAGGATGGATACCTGCTAGAGAAATTACAGAATTTTGCAACATCAGGCAATATCGCTGAAAGCAAGTATGCTGTTAAAATAATAGCACTAATTCCTGATAGCGAAAAAAGACGGAAACTGTTATCATTCTTACGGAGTTCAGCGTTGCCACTAGAATTTTCAAGCGAATCACCTCACTTACTCTGCAATAATTTATGTATTCTATCTCAGCTGTTCAAAGTTGATTTCGATCTACTCAAGATTGATTGCAATGAGATAACTACATTTATCCTCAAGGATGTGCTAGTAACTAATgagttcttcaataatctcgttgaagaagaaaaatcaTCGGACTGGATtactgatgatgatctaTTGAATGAACAACACTGGCCTATCACAGCCAAAATTTTATGTTTGGAAGTATTAACAAACAGAATGTTATCGGAAGCAAGATCAGTTGATACCGACAGTTCGCTTGAGACAGTCTTTCATAAAATATTAAAACTCTTTTTGTATTTCGTCTCCAATGGCGGAGAAGTTATCaatgaagagaatgaaaagaGGTTCCCAACTCCGTTCGCGTATCAGCGTAGAATTCGGTGCCATGCAGGTTTACAGATTCTGAAACTAGCCAAAATTGCTAAATTCAACAAATGGattgaatcaaaatatatatTCAAACTTATTAATTtagttgaagatgaaagcTTCCCTGTTAGACGCGAATTCGTGACCAAGCTGAAAAACTATATTTCAAACGAAGAAATAAGCATCAAATTCATTCCATTAGTGTTCTTTATGCCGTTTGAGCCAGATGCCAAATTTAAAACTGATACTAAAATATGGATTAATTTTACTtttcaaaaggaaacagCACGAAGAGGAGctatatttgaaagaagccTTCCAAGACTTCTCCACTGCATTGCGCACCATCCTGATATCGAAGAAAACCTTTATGTGGATGCTTCAGAAGACGAATTCATTACATCTTGCAGCACTGCAATTGAttatgttcttttctttttagaTACTGTTTTAAAGCCCGAAAGTATCAGCTTATTGTATTACCTAGCCGGTCGTATAAAACAGTACAAAGACTTGTTAGATGAGGCTCCAACATGCATTTACGTGATAAGTGAATTGGTTCAgatgattttgaatgaattgaaacaaataaaaaatttgaatctCACCGTGTACCCTGGTAAACTCAACCTACCGAGTGATCTTTACGTACCCTTCGAGAACATGGAATTAGCACAGGCAAATACATTCAAAACATTCATCAAAGATGATTACACTCAAGTTCTTGAGCAAAAGATAAAGCTAAAATGTAGTAAAATGGTGCATGGGTCATCGACGACAACTAAGCAGCAAAAACAGCAGAGAAAGTTGACAAGTGAGTATAAACAGCGCACcccttcaaagaaaagaagacatTATAGCAGTGACAGCGGCGATGACTCAGATGGTGCACATGATAGAAGTATTTACCCCAGCCCACTGAAAAGTAATAGAGGTCCCCAAAGGAAAAGCACCCGTACTAAAACTGCCGTCGATtataatgaagatgatgagaaCGAAGAGGTAATGTAA